The following coding sequences are from one Trichoplusia ni isolate ovarian cell line Hi5 chromosome 15, tn1, whole genome shotgun sequence window:
- the LOC113501145 gene encoding golgin subfamily B member 1-like isoform X1: MSFITKRERVFNEYNLYDLPARNEGKLKAYASCTDARAWSHFCSDKSEHLVEIIKRNNETVRPKYLPTNVIVDTLMVAKNAEIARLKRKIEGFEQMLAAYEQLDLSCDQRCEIAQAHAAIKAANKELDELYLDLDLSGFTGEGVDSEGFQTGKSRGDESTFEETLLPISNQRYEPRMDQRMEQRTTPRMTPRTDPRMDTRTDTRMEQSMTPRTEPRLSTRMEPRLSTRTDPRTDPRTDPRTDPRMDPRTDTRMDTRMEPRLSTRTDPRTDPRMDTRMDTRMEPRTDTHMEPRMEQRMEPRTGQRMESPKPVKESKAIQNDVKCACDAATLVNNTGYDEMKDTIIAKDAKLSAMKNTIAVMENDVCEPYCYYAHIYTALEKIFGILCQNDKYRQYLKLLTAGKDTRCIDIKGHILFKLKVLEKFCCALIAPCTQDFVSHGTVHKDDCACYRVDLVSRVEPTYALTTAEANQPSLDNKRAHLVADIIKNDEMKEILDKDDEEYKLEDEQTDDVFVIDNYNIDGENLKRLKRLQENYDDLMTCYEAIKHEKDCLEIRCKKYEEVEKEFETLKAQMREYNSLWNEKEHYRKRSIDLDSLKEQYLILSDETSSLETQLKAETEINHIKCKAMEGLRNENIMLEKKLNEASIAFEKEKNALLCKLKEADCRVICQGQQIKNLNQQIDKLIEQDRDKLDLSMPDADMHSVAFYDEIESTKEQIKNLKDALLCNEEEKQEIQKEYQEHLLLINNLRLEVEDWKNTYDKTLQRNSNLEKYTERLIEENSRLSQDVEEKSTAVENLMKIINNKSQEINKLVHEMEKKKYETTDLCRQLNDLRERFDLSLMSSESEKLDAIKSLQIARQESQELLEKVKDYDQVIHKNADFIKSLELQVEDNRDLQNLLMSTMEENRTLKLNLEDRENANSILLQEIQRLRKVNEYSADNISSLREENDHYKMSLELNQTESGELRDKLMNYDNVNIQLKTLQGSHTRLLEEKKRLENELLAKASELENAQHSMLLDKRESDDLITRLQRSEGSKDDELYKMSEAYHIANSEKRAAKNELEEKNRYIESILQTVNSLKHQNAELLQKCNDAEELEQNLISLKKAYSELATEMNTLQNDFDIKTDEYTQLYNTLESKIEENRDLFERVRLLERSQEMATNDIKALQDEKYSIQAKANVIEQESAVLISKIKHYENLELEFDKLKRAHDEMRVEKETLQSELNMQLADLRRMEQENCELHSHSQTLLSHSEDLENALIGARTELIRKSSYTVNSYKDIMAEIEAMKNEKVSNQIKIRDLRDRLEESENIISKLSEDILARDDKIATLQNHINNLEEEVRRLHAGLSEAIDTGEQMNDFSFQKIDSLRNMEAHHSKATHNMKMELAKLQQENSMLSEQLSVTRIKSEECSREEHKYVSKIMQLQNEKEIIVTDIKQLELTSVGDSALAPNNCDVEDILASLDRIRRCLDARCQTLLQVQTSSQLLLSKADEAKKIVEREKQKIISEKEEAIKDKQNMEQQLYDLKDKLEKQIANDREVIIDLEATMQNQKLVYDSCIQSRTAYISKLEEELENLKDVYQKSFEKINDLQEKLQNMSEDKNNLIKTMNNVRADLEAKSQEVNELQKEFEALKNKPSRNMGVQAQTSDDHRNMGTQIDKDYFIDEDKKFYVDSGVMMNETKDQYVDQMDSLHLMSLRSPLDKKQKEPEGITQAQHLINEVQVLAANVEPTFEVFKSSYIDYKMKRLRPGKLQQLSLPRISTTREKSTQAHRSGKRYSNAKTQSNNLIDIYNRQSMHTNSSKGNEESENNVGDKNPGQSQGKSTGTGYPTRESYETDSNIKRKYKDAKTFAGSSSDKSTDKDLFVIYNDSESSYNNNPENNTNNPKNKGKNKGAWSGKGHSEIVVEAVTVHPTKKEKSMDTNPKHQIDQDSYIFRDIDETAEDDSVKHKLKINLPRVGIESPSVITSSDGDKKSLDSYTLAIYSSPKRLSDSDIKISDDVDGKKIRLGTPSLPTMSNDDNQFLDSYNSLGVGSEFDTVRPGLMKTKAIETDSGTSKQKHSQVLRKNTKTSNPFESESHHKLSRVGADVLLLKSAERKKSPEKRARQNFGLEYILDTVQGEVDPDVVNYYANKDIRKTRSDERFNLVKIREKSDSSPSRLSELKMSSTEYKTISTVSKYSDKSQPKSYAERSIMAKLDINKDYENKITSLTKALENIEKDYKKKIEAIKVQYDSNIKSIINEHNQGVKSIQSLHEETLQDIIKLHENEVENLRTMSIEALRKAEKLEKENRALKTKALDTVTACLDEEPIKMPPQEPKKRKKCREETKMLTKTRVEAINVRPKMRSNGPCTCSLDVNVSDTIRNIFEQVDVEQRKMAEHTYMKYIANKIVNGNVEGPIKVDGLQALDAQELSFLHLKVCRTWKTKLSKEEAFQKRIDSFESELMTKQRNAQQHIAELDRKVAEERRRLQEVREAVCRSSSPGSRGCSPVAGQYSHPPGPTNTAAEKDLACGCTIQGFNMEASSRQSAGDLAPKQNNLEPRTPRLRKENIRADLARLDVEERRERKSYNDEPPTRLRRSGDRQLPRANKK, translated from the exons ATGTCTTTCATAACGAAAAGGGAGCGTGTGTTCAACGAATACAATCTGTACGACTTACCGGCGCGGAACGAGGGCAAGCTGAAGGCGTACGCGTCATGCACGGACGCGAGAGCCTGGTCCCACTTCTGCTCTGACAAGAGCGAACACTTGGTGGAAATTATAAAGAGGAACAACGAGACGGTCCGCCCCAAGTATCTACCAACAAACGTGATCGTTGACACTCTCATGGTGGCGAAGAACGCGGAGATCGCACGCTTGAAGCGCAAGATAGAAGGCTTCGAGCAAATGTTGGCCGCGTACGAACAACTCGACCTCTCGTGTGATCAGAGATGTGAGATCGCTCAAGCC CATGCAGCAATAAAGGCGGCCAACAAAGAACTCGACGAATTG TATTTGGATTTGGACTTGTCTGGTTTTACGGGAGag gGCGTTGATTCAGAAGGTTTTCAG ACCGGAAAATCAAGAGGCGATGAG agcaCCTTCGAGGAG actTTGCTTCCAATAAGTAAC CAGCGGTACGAACCACGCATGGACCAGCGCATGGAACAACGCACGACACCACGCATGACACCACGCACGGACCCACGCATGGACACACGCACGGACACACGAATGGAACAAAGCATGACACCACGCACGGAGCCACGCCTGAGCACACGCATGGAACCACGCCTGAGCACACGCACGGATCCACGCACGGATCCACGCACGGATCCACGCACGGATCCACGCATGGATCCACGAACGGACACACGCATGGACACACGCATGGAACCACGCCTGAGCACACGCACGGATCCACGCACGGATCCACGCATGGACACACGCATGGACACACGCATGGAACCACGCACGGACACACACATGGAACCACGCATGGAACAACGAATGGAGCCACGTACGGGACAACGCATGGAATCACCAAAACCAGTAAAAGAGTCTAAGGCCATTCAAAATGATGTGAAATGCGCTTGTGATGCTGCTACAC TCGTCAACAATACAGGATATGACGAAATGAAAGACACAATTATTGCGAAAGATGCTAAACTAAGCGCCATGAAAAATACCATAGCT GTCATGGAAAACGATGTTTGCGAGCCCTACTGCTATTATGCACATATATATACAGCATTAGAGAAAATATTTGGCATTCTTTGTCAAAACGATAAGTACAGGCAGTATCTGAAATTATTG ACTGCCGGAAAGGACACTCGCTGCATTGATATCAAGGGACACATACTTTTCAAGCTAAAAGTCTTGGAAAAATTCTGCTGTGCATTAATAGCGCCTTGCACCCAAGACTTCGTTTCTCATGGGACTGTACATAAAGACGACTGTGCCTGCTATCGAGTAGATTTAGTATCCCGCGTTGAACCAACTTATGCTCTGACAACGGCTGAAGCAAATCAACCAAGTCTTGATAACAAGAGAGCACACCTTGTAGCAGACATCATAAAGAATGACGAAATGAAAGAAATTTTAGATAAAGATGACGAAGAATATAAGCTCGAAGATGAACAAACTGATGATGTTTTTGTCATAGATAACTACAACATAGATGGAGAGAACCTTAAACGCCTTAAAAGACTACAAGAGAATTATGATGATTTGATGACCTGCTATGAAGCAATCAAACACGAAAAAGACTGTTTAGAAATACGTTGTAAAAAGTACGAAGAAGTAGAAAAGGAATTTGAAACTTTGAAAGCTCAAATGAGGGAATATAATTCACTTTGGAATGAAAAAGAACATTACAGGAAGCGATCTATTGATCTTGATTCTTTGAAAGAACAATACCTCATATTATCTGATGAAACATCTAGTTTAGAGACCCAACTTAAAGCCGAAACAGAAATTAATCACATTAAATGTAAAGCAATGGAAGGCTTAAggaatgaaaatattatgttagaAAAGAAATTGAACGAAGCCTCCATTGCTTTTGAAAAGGAAAAGAATGCATTACTGTGCAAGTTAAAGGAAGCCGACTGCAGAGTTATATGCCAGgggcaacaaataaaaaatcttaaccaACAAATTGATAAACTCATAGAACAAGATCGTGACAAA TTAGATTTATCAATGCCGGATGCAGATATGCATTCGGTTGCATTTTATGATGAAATTGAGTCTACTAAGgaacaaataaagaatttgaagGATGCGCTTCTGTGtaatgaagaagaaaaacaagAGATACAGAAGGAGTATCAAGAGCACTTATTGCTTATCAATAACCTCAGACTAGAGGTAGAAGAttggaaaa ATACATATGATAAAACACTACAACGCAACTCCAATTTGGAAAAGTATACTGAAAGGTTAATAGAAGAGAATTCACGTTTATCCCAAGACGTTGAAGAAAAGTCGACAGCCGTTgagaatttaatgaaaataattaataataaatcacagGAAATCAATAAGTTAGTGCATGAAATggagaaaaagaaatatgaaaccACGGATTTATGCAGGCAACTCAATGATTTACGTGAACGATTCGACTTGAGCCTAATGTCTTCAGAAAGCGAAAAATTAGATGCTATAAAATCTTTACAGATAGCCCGACAAGAAAGTCAGGAGCTATTAGAAAAAGTAAAAGATTACGATCAGGTCATTCACAAAAATGCTGATTTTATAAAGTCTTTAGAACTTCAGGTAGAAGATAATAGGGACCTTCAAAATTTGCTTATGAGTACTATGGAGGAAAATAGaactttgaaattaaacttAGAGGACCGTGAAAATGCGAATTCAATTTTACTGCAAGAAATTCAGAGATTGCGTAAAGTTAATGAATATAGCGCTGATAATATAAGCAGTTTACGAGAAGAAAATGATCACTATAAAATGTCTTTAGAACTAAATCAAACAGAAAGTGGCGAGCTTAGAGACAAATTAATGAACTACGATAATGTTAATATTCAGTTAAAAACTTTGCAAGGATCGCATACAAGATTATTAGAAGAAAAGAAGAGACTTGAAAATGAGTTACTTGCGAAAGCCAGTGAACTCGAAAATGCACAACATTCTATGTTATTAGATAAAAGGGAGAGTGATGATTTAATAACCAGACTACAACGATCTGAAGGATCAAAAGATGATGAACTATATAAGATGAGTGAAGCTTATCATATAGCAAATAGTGAAAAACGAGCTGCTAAAAATGAATTAGAGGAAAAGAATAGATACATAGAAAGTATATTACAAACTGTTAATAGTTTGAAGCATCAAAATGCTGAGTTGTTACAAAAATGCAACGACGCGGAAGAACTAgaacaaaacttaatatcttTAAAGAAAGCTTATAGTGAATTGGCAACAGAAATGAATACGTTACAAAATGATTTTGACATAAAGACAGACGAATACACTCAATTATATAATACTTTAGAAAGCAAAATTGAAGAGAACCGAGACTTGTTCGAAAGGGTAAGACTTTTAGAGCGGAGCCAAGAAATGGCCACAAATGATATAAAAGCTTTGCAAGATGAGAAATATTCGATTCAAGCCAAAGCTAATGTAATAGAACAGGAAAGCGCGGTACTGAtaagcaaaattaaacattatgaaAATTTAGAGTTAGAATTTGATAAACTAAAAAGAGCTCACGATGAAATGAGGGTTGAAAAAGAAACTTTACAAAGCGAACTCAACATGCAGTTGGCTGACTTGAGAAGGATGGAACAAGAAAATTGTGAATTACACAGTCATAGTCAAACATTATTAAGTCATAGTGAAGACTTGGAAAATGCTTTGATAGGGGCTAGAACTGAG CTGATCCGAAAGTCCAGTTATACAGTTAATTCTTATAAAGATATTATGGCAGAAATCGAAGCCATGAAAAACGAAAAAGTTTCGAATCAGATAAAGATACGGGATCTTCGTGATAGATTGGAGGAATCT gaaaacattatttctaaattatccGAAGACATTCTCGCACGAGACGACAAAATAGCAACTTTACAAAACCACATTAATAACTTGGAAGAGGAAGTCAGAAGGCTCCACGCCGGCTTGTCTGAAGCTATCGATACTGGTGAACAAATGAACGATTTTAGTTTCCAGAAAATTGATTCCTTGAGAAATATGGAGGCCCATC ACTCCAAGGCAACGCATAACATGAAAATGGAACTAGCAAAACTGCAACAAGAGAACTCCATGCTTTCTGAACAATTATCTGTGACTAGAATAAAGTCAGAGGAGTGTTCCCGAGAGGAACATAAATATGTGtcaaaaataatgcaattacAAAATGAGAAAGAAATTATTGTCACAGATATTAAGCAATTGGAGCTGACAAGCGTTGGCGACAGTGCCTTAGCGCCAAATAACTGTGATGTTGAAGACATCTTAGCGTCCCTCGATAGAATCAGGAGATGTCTAGATGCCAGATGCCAGACATTGCTACAAGTTCAAACATCTTCTCAATTGCTTTTGAGTAAAGCAGATGAAGCGAAAAAAATAGTtgaaagagaaaaacaaaaaattatatctgAAAAAGAAGAAGCAATAAAAGATAAGCAAAACATGGAACAACAATTATACGATCTTAAAGATAAGTTAGAAAAGCAAATTGCTAACGACAGAGAAGTTATTATTGACCTAGAAGCAACTATGCAAAATCAAAAACTAGTTTATGACAGTTGTATTCAATCAAGAACGGCTTACATTTCTAAATTGGAAGAAGAACTAGAAAATCTTAAGGATGTTTaccaaaaatcttttgaaaaaattAATGACTTACAAGAGAAGCTACAAAATATGAGTGAAGACaagaacaatttaataaaaacaatgaataatgtTAGAGCAGATCTGGAAGCAAAATCTCAAGAAGTGAATGAATTGCAAAAAGAATTTGAGGCATTGAAGAACAAGCCTAGCCGCAATATGGGAGTTCAGGCTCAGACCTCTGACGATCACCGAAATATGGGAACTCAGAtagataaagattattttattgatgaagACAAAAAGTTTTACGTTGATTCAGGTGTAATGatgaatgaaacaaaagatCAGTATGTTGATCAAATGGATAGTTTACATCTGATGTCACTTCGATCACCTttagataaaaaacaaaaagaacctGAAGGCATAACCCAAGCACAGcatttaattaatgaagtaCAAGTATTAGCCGCAAATGTAGAACCAACATTTGAAGTATTTAAAAGCAGTTACATagattataaaatgaaacgttTACGCCCAGGAAAATTACAACAACTATCTTTACCCCGTATTTCGACTACTAGAGAAAAATCAACTCAGGCTCATAGATCGGGCAAAAGATATTCAAATGCGAAAACGCAAAGCAATAATTTGATAGATATTTATAATCGGCAGTCTATGCATACCAATTCTTCAAAAGGTAATGAGGAGTCGGAAAATAATGTTGGTGACAAAAATCCAGGTCAGAGTCAAGGAAAGTCAACTGGAACTGGGTACCCCACAAGAGAAAGTTATGAAACGGATAGTAATATCAAACGAAAATATAAAGATGCTAAAACGTTCGCTGGATCTTCCTCAGATAAATCAACAGATAaggatttatttgttatatacaACGATAGCGAAAGTAGCTATAATAACAATCCTGAAAATAATACCAATAATCCcaaaaataaaggtaaaaataaaggGGCATGGTCAGGCAAGGGGCATTCAGAAATAGTAGTCGAAGCGGTAACAGTACACCCtacaaaaaaagagaaaagCATGGATACAAATCCTAAACATCAAATTGACCAAGATTCTTATATTTTCCGAGATATAGATGAAACCGCTGAGGATGATAGCGTAAAacacaaacttaaaattaatttacctcGAGTTGGAATAGAAAGTCCATCTGTAATTACGTCTTCAGACGGTGACAAAAAATCGTTAGACTCCTATACTCTTGCGATTTATTCCTCACCAAAAAGACTTTCAGATTCAGATATAAAAATTAGTGATGATGTGGATGGCAAAAAAATTAGGCTTGGGACTCCTTCATTACCAACAATGTCTAATGATGATAATCAATTCTTGGACTCTTATAACTCATTAGGAGTAGGCTCAGAATTTGATACTGTAAGACCAGGATTGATGAAAACAAAAGCCATTGAAACTGACAGTGGAAcatctaaacaaaaacattctcaAGTATTGAGGAAAAATACCAAAACATCAAATCCTTTTGAGAGTGAATCTCACCACAAACTTTCTAGAGTCGGGGCTGATGTTCTTCTACTGAAATCTGCAGAAAGGAAAAAGTCCCCTGAAAAAAGAGCAAGGCAAAACTTTGGACTAGAATATATTTTGGACACCGTTCAAGGTGAAGTAGACCCTGATGTTGTGAACTACTACGCAAATAAAGACATACGAAAAACTAGAAGTGACGAGAGAtttaatttggtaaaaataagagaaaaatctGATTCAAGTCCTTCGAGGCTCAGCGAGCTTAAGATGTCATCTACggaatataaaactatttcgaCAGTCAGCAAATACAGTGACAAAAGTCAACCAAAATCCTATGCTGAACGCAGCATAATGGCAAAGTtggatataaataaagattatgaaaataaaataacatctttGACGAAGGCAttggaaaatattgaaaaggattataagaaaaaaattgaagcTATAAAAGTACAATACGATAGTAATATCAAAAGCATAATTAATGAACATAATCAAGGCGTAAAAAGCATACAAAGTTTACATGAAGAAACACTGCAGGATATAATTAAACTGCACGAAAATGAAGTCGAAAACCTTAGAACTATGAGCATTGAAGCCTTAAGGAAGGCTGAAAAGTTGGAAAAAGAAAACCGAGCTTTAAAAACCAAGGCTCTTGATACAGTCACCGCATGTCTGGATGAG GAGCCTATTAAAATGCCGCCACAAGAGCCCAAAAAGCGAAAGAAATGTCGAGAGGAGACCAAGATGCTGACGAAGACCAGGGTGGAGGCGATCAACGTGAGACCGAAGATGCGATCAAACGGGCCTTGTACTTGCTCCCTAGACGTAAACGTATCGGACACTATCCGCAACATATTCGAACAAGTTGACGTAGAGCAGCGAAAGATGGCCGAACACACCTACATGAAGTACATAGCCAACAAGATCGTAAACGGAAACGTTGAA GGACCTATAAAGGTTGATGGTCTTCAGGCATTGGACGCACAAGAGTTGTCTTTCCTTCACCTAAAAGTCTGTCGCACTTGGAAAACGAAACTGTCGAAAGAGGAGGCGTTTCAGAAGAGAATAGATTCTTTTGAAAGCGAGCTGATGACTAAACAAAGAAATGCTCAACAACACA TAGCGGAACTAGACCGCAAGGTAGCAGAAGAAAGGCGTCGGTTACAAGAGGTGCGGGAAGCGGTATGCAGGAGTAGTTCACCCGGGTCCAGAGGCTGCAGTCCTGTCGCCGGGCAATACTCCCACCCGCCAGGCCCGACCAACACTGCCGCTGAGAAAGACCTTGC GTGTGGCTGCACCATCCAGGGCTTCAATATGGAAGCGAGCAGCCGACAGTCTGCTGGGGACCTAGCCCCAAAGCAGAACAACCTCGAGCCGCGCACCCCGCGCCTGCGCAAAGAAAACATCCGG GCGGACCTGGCAAGGCTGGACGTCGAAGAACGGCGGGAAAGGAAATCCTACAACGATGAGCCCCCAACCAGGTTACGCAGGTCGGGAGACCGACAACTGCCTCGCGCCAATAAAAAgtga